The following are encoded together in the Salinibacterium sp. UTAS2018 genome:
- a CDS encoding helix-turn-helix transcriptional regulator, with translation MADIFDVVADSTRRSLLAVLLEQYIASESPSGELSVSEIVEKLDLSQPTVSKHLKVLRDHGLVSVREDGQHRYYRLDSSPLEAVEDWLIPFLSADFHDDFDDELRESTGAFAAWSGADVGDNFGRRVAERTHQARSALHDATEAAKQLPGAVRSRIFGKD, from the coding sequence ATGGCCGACATCTTTGACGTAGTAGCCGATTCAACCCGGCGTAGCCTTTTGGCAGTGCTGCTGGAGCAGTACATCGCCTCCGAATCTCCCAGCGGCGAGCTCAGCGTGAGCGAGATTGTCGAGAAGCTCGATCTGAGCCAGCCGACAGTTTCCAAGCACCTCAAGGTGCTGCGCGATCACGGGTTGGTGTCGGTGCGCGAAGACGGCCAACACCGCTATTACCGCCTCGACTCGTCGCCTCTCGAAGCGGTCGAAGACTGGCTGATCCCGTTCTTGAGCGCAGACTTTCATGACGACTTCGACGATGAACTTCGCGAATCCACCGGCGCCTTTGCGGCGTGGTCGGGAGCGGATGTCGGAGACAACTTCGGTCGTCGCGTCGCCGAACGCACACACCAGGCGCGTTCAGCACTGCACGATGCCACAGAAGCCGCAAAGCAGCTCCCTGGCGCGGTTCGCTCTCGCATCTTTGGCAAGGATTAG
- a CDS encoding 30S ribosomal protein bS22 produces the protein MGSVIKKRRKRMAKKKHRKLLRKTRHQRRNKK, from the coding sequence ATGGGTTCAGTCATCAAGAAGCGTCGCAAGCGTATGGCAAAGAAGAAGCACCGCAAGCTGCTTCGTAAGACTCGCCACCAGCGTCGCAACAAGAAGTAA
- a CDS encoding TrkH family potassium uptake protein produces MRAHPRERSLFARIRDVIDRFAAATPARFAIAIFSALVVVLTTLLVLPISARDGQATPLVDALFTAVSAICVTGLTTLDMATHWSAFGNTAILIGLQVGGIGVLTLASMLGLVVSRRLGLRQRLIAASDSNPSRIHVGPVSESQAIRLGEIGGLLATVAISALAIEIVLALVITPRLLVEGYDVWPAIWQGFYFAASAFTNTGFVPAASGMEAFAQDPWMLGAIGTGVFLGSLGFPVIFAVVRNLKDGARLSVHARLTLTTTVLLIFLGALAVLILEWNNTNTIGGQSLISRPLTSTFLSTMTRSGGFSTIDINELNGSTLLVFDMLMFVGGGSASTAGGIKVTTLAVLFLAALAEARGDNDMHAFERRIPTDVLRLAVSVTLWGATIVAISTVAILQITKEPLDRVLFDVISAFATCGLSTGLTETLPDGGKYILAATMWAGRVGTVTLAAALAASQRRQLFTRAEERPIVG; encoded by the coding sequence ATGCGTGCGCACCCTCGCGAACGCAGCCTCTTCGCTCGTATTCGCGATGTGATCGATCGTTTCGCTGCCGCTACTCCTGCGCGCTTTGCGATCGCCATCTTCTCCGCTCTCGTCGTAGTACTGACCACCCTGCTAGTTCTGCCCATTTCGGCGCGAGACGGGCAAGCTACTCCGCTCGTAGACGCTCTGTTCACGGCCGTCTCCGCCATTTGCGTTACCGGCTTGACCACTCTCGACATGGCAACGCACTGGTCGGCTTTCGGCAACACCGCGATTCTGATCGGTCTGCAGGTTGGCGGAATCGGAGTGCTCACGCTCGCCAGCATGCTCGGCCTCGTGGTGTCACGCAGGCTCGGCCTACGCCAACGACTCATCGCGGCCAGTGACTCGAACCCCTCGCGGATCCATGTCGGGCCCGTGTCTGAATCGCAAGCGATCCGACTTGGCGAAATTGGCGGGCTCCTCGCGACTGTCGCCATCAGCGCACTGGCCATCGAGATCGTTCTCGCCCTCGTCATCACCCCGCGCCTGCTCGTGGAGGGCTACGACGTGTGGCCCGCTATTTGGCAGGGTTTCTACTTCGCGGCATCCGCCTTCACCAACACCGGCTTCGTTCCAGCCGCCAGCGGCATGGAAGCCTTCGCTCAAGACCCGTGGATGCTCGGAGCAATCGGTACCGGCGTCTTCCTCGGCAGCCTCGGCTTTCCGGTGATCTTCGCCGTGGTCCGCAACCTCAAGGACGGCGCTCGCCTGTCAGTGCACGCGCGCCTGACCCTCACCACGACGGTGCTGTTGATCTTTCTGGGGGCACTCGCTGTGCTCATCTTGGAGTGGAACAACACCAACACCATCGGTGGACAAAGCCTGATCTCTCGGCCTCTCACCTCCACCTTCTTATCGACCATGACGCGCTCGGGTGGGTTCTCCACCATCGATATCAATGAACTCAACGGGTCCACTCTGCTCGTCTTCGACATGCTGATGTTTGTGGGCGGCGGCTCCGCTTCCACGGCGGGTGGCATCAAAGTCACCACTTTGGCCGTGCTGTTCTTAGCGGCCCTTGCCGAGGCTCGCGGTGACAACGACATGCACGCGTTCGAGCGCCGCATCCCCACTGACGTTCTTCGCCTGGCCGTCAGCGTGACGCTCTGGGGAGCAACGATTGTCGCGATCTCCACCGTCGCTATTCTTCAAATCACCAAGGAGCCACTCGATAGGGTGCTCTTCGACGTCATTTCGGCCTTCGCCACCTGTGGTCTCTCTACGGGGTTGACAGAGACGCTGCCCGATGGCGGAAAGTACATCCTCGCTGCCACGATGTGGGCCGGGCGAGTAGGAACAGTTACTCTGGCGGCAGCCTTGGCAGCCAGCCAGCGTCGTCAATTGTTCACGAGAGCAGAAGAGAGGCCCATCGTTGGTTGA
- a CDS encoding TrkA family potassium uptake protein: MVDKIPHNAPVLVIGLGRFGAATAGQLQRLDREVLAIDADLSLVQKWSERVTHAVQTDARSLDALQQIGAGDFSIAVVAVGSSIEASVLITANLVDLKIPQIWAKAISRSHGKILNRIGANHVIYPEAEAGERVAHLVSGRMIDFIEFDDDFAIVKMYPPKPIRGIPLSESQVRRKYGITVVGVKSPGKEFTYATPETVISNHDLIIVSGNSEDIEKFATLAT, encoded by the coding sequence TTGGTTGACAAGATTCCGCACAATGCGCCGGTCCTAGTGATCGGTCTCGGCCGCTTCGGCGCGGCTACCGCCGGTCAACTTCAGCGCCTCGACCGCGAGGTTCTCGCCATCGATGCCGATCTCAGCCTTGTTCAGAAGTGGTCGGAGCGCGTCACGCACGCCGTGCAGACTGACGCCCGCAGCCTTGACGCCCTCCAGCAGATCGGCGCGGGAGACTTCTCCATCGCCGTCGTCGCTGTTGGCTCCTCCATCGAGGCGAGCGTGCTCATCACCGCCAACCTCGTTGACCTCAAGATCCCGCAGATCTGGGCGAAGGCCATTAGCCGTTCTCACGGCAAGATCTTGAACCGCATCGGCGCCAACCACGTCATCTATCCCGAAGCTGAAGCCGGCGAGCGCGTTGCCCACTTGGTGTCGGGTCGGATGATCGACTTCATCGAGTTCGATGACGACTTCGCCATCGTGAAGATGTATCCCCCGAAGCCCATTCGCGGTATACCGCTCAGCGAATCGCAAGTGCGTCGCAAGTACGGCATCACCGTGGTCGGAGTGAAGTCTCCGGGCAAGGAATTCACCTATGCGACCCCCGAGACCGTGATCTCCAATCACGACCTCATCATCGTCAGCGGAAATTCTGAAGACATCGAAAAGTTTGCGACTCTCGCGACGTAG
- a CDS encoding sugar ABC transporter permease: protein MSTSDNRTPNNSTPAVDLPPATGIAESWAAFRSRVRGGDLGAIPVVVGLALIWTIFQILNPTFLSSANLVNLAMQSAALGTIALGVVLVLLLAQIDLSVGSLSGLAAAILAVTFTQLGWPLIAAIAAALAAGALFGLFYGFLLTRFGVPSFVITLAGLLGVLGLQLWVLGKLGSINIPFDSWIVQFAQLMFLPAWLSYVLAGVATLVYVGAHLSHANRRSRAGLLPESRTAILLRGALMIVALLFGAWYLNTDRGIGLMFLLFIVLVVAVDFALKRTRWGRSIYAVGGNVEAARRAGIRVDRVYISVFMVSATLAALGGILAASRLAAANQSSGGGDTNLTAIAAAVIGGASLFGGRGSAWSALLGIVVIQSISSGLTLLSLDSSVRYMVTGAVLLLAVIIDSMSRRSRALHGRF, encoded by the coding sequence ATGAGCACTTCTGACAACCGCACCCCGAACAACAGCACGCCGGCCGTTGACCTGCCGCCCGCCACGGGCATCGCCGAATCCTGGGCAGCGTTTCGCTCGCGGGTACGCGGTGGCGACCTTGGCGCAATTCCTGTCGTTGTCGGCCTCGCCCTCATCTGGACGATCTTCCAGATTCTGAACCCCACTTTCTTGTCGAGCGCCAACCTCGTGAACCTTGCGATGCAATCGGCTGCCCTCGGCACGATCGCGCTCGGTGTAGTGCTCGTTCTATTGCTCGCCCAGATCGACCTCTCGGTCGGTTCGCTCTCGGGCTTGGCCGCCGCGATTCTCGCCGTCACCTTCACCCAACTGGGCTGGCCGCTCATCGCCGCCATCGCTGCGGCCCTCGCTGCGGGCGCCCTCTTCGGGCTGTTCTACGGGTTCTTGCTGACGCGCTTCGGCGTGCCGAGTTTCGTCATCACTCTCGCCGGCCTCCTCGGAGTACTCGGCCTGCAACTGTGGGTGCTCGGCAAGCTCGGCTCGATCAACATCCCGTTCGATTCATGGATCGTGCAGTTCGCCCAGCTGATGTTCTTGCCCGCCTGGCTCTCGTACGTGCTGGCCGGAGTAGCGACGCTCGTCTACGTTGGCGCCCACCTCTCCCACGCCAACCGCCGCAGCCGCGCTGGCCTCCTTCCCGAATCACGCACTGCGATTTTGCTGCGCGGCGCCCTCATGATCGTCGCCCTGCTGTTCGGCGCGTGGTACCTCAACACCGACCGCGGCATCGGCCTGATGTTCTTGCTCTTCATCGTGCTTGTGGTCGCGGTCGACTTCGCGCTCAAGCGCACGCGCTGGGGGCGCTCGATCTATGCGGTCGGCGGCAACGTTGAAGCAGCCCGGCGTGCCGGCATCCGCGTTGATCGGGTCTACATTTCGGTATTTATGGTCAGCGCGACCCTCGCCGCACTCGGCGGCATTTTGGCAGCATCGCGATTGGCTGCAGCGAACCAGAGCAGTGGTGGTGGCGACACCAACCTCACCGCCATCGCGGCAGCCGTCATCGGCGGCGCAAGCCTCTTCGGCGGTCGCGGAAGTGCCTGGTCTGCCCTGCTCGGCATTGTGGTGATTCAGTCAATCTCGAGCGGCCTCACACTGCTGAGCCTCGACTCGTCGGTGCGCTACATGGTCACGGGAGCGGTGCTGCTGCTCGCGGTGATCATCGACTCCATGTCACGACGCTCTCGCGCCCTGCACGGCCGCTTCTAG
- a CDS encoding Dabb family protein, whose translation MIRHIVMWKLNAEDAAGQKVAVEAMAAALEPLVGQIEGLESLTVRADAAAVASNWDVILVSDHSSPEALLSYGTHPLHVEAGAVVKANTRERACIDFEI comes from the coding sequence ATGATCCGTCACATCGTGATGTGGAAGCTCAACGCAGAGGATGCCGCCGGCCAGAAAGTGGCAGTGGAGGCCATGGCTGCCGCGCTCGAACCACTCGTCGGCCAGATCGAGGGCTTGGAATCGCTCACCGTGCGAGCGGATGCCGCAGCGGTCGCATCGAACTGGGACGTCATCCTCGTGTCAGACCATTCTTCGCCCGAAGCCTTGCTGTCGTACGGTACTCACCCGCTGCACGTGGAAGCGGGAGCTGTCGTGAAGGCGAACACTCGCGAGCGCGCCTGTATCGACTTCGAAATCTAG
- a CDS encoding HAD family phosphatase: MHEVTAPLSSHNAVVAFFDVDNTLMRGASAYYLSKEAWRRGIVGWRDIARFAWHQFRFVAVGENHKHMLSARERALEIVGGHSMQTLVELAETIYERDILPNLWPETVDLAKEHLAKGHEVWLITATPQFVAQVIAERLGLTGALGTRVRAEDGVLTGELDGHVLHGPEKAAVATELAERVGADLAECWAYSDSSNDIPLLSAVGNRVAVNADEKLTHHAQKMGWQIMPLNRAGLKEARKRVKRQAKRVRKNSR, translated from the coding sequence ATGCACGAGGTAACGGCGCCCCTATCGAGCCATAACGCGGTTGTGGCTTTCTTTGACGTGGACAACACACTGATGCGCGGCGCGAGCGCTTACTACCTCAGCAAGGAAGCGTGGCGGCGGGGAATCGTGGGCTGGCGCGATATTGCTCGTTTCGCCTGGCATCAATTTCGGTTCGTCGCGGTCGGCGAAAACCATAAGCACATGCTTAGCGCGCGCGAACGAGCGCTCGAAATCGTGGGCGGCCACTCGATGCAGACCCTCGTAGAGCTCGCTGAAACAATTTACGAGCGGGACATTCTGCCGAACCTGTGGCCAGAGACGGTTGATCTCGCGAAGGAGCACCTCGCGAAGGGGCACGAAGTGTGGCTGATTACAGCGACACCGCAGTTTGTGGCTCAAGTGATCGCCGAACGCCTCGGGCTCACCGGCGCTCTTGGAACGCGGGTACGAGCCGAAGACGGCGTTCTCACGGGAGAACTCGACGGCCACGTGCTTCATGGTCCAGAAAAAGCTGCTGTGGCCACAGAGCTCGCTGAGCGCGTCGGAGCCGACCTCGCGGAGTGCTGGGCCTATTCCGACTCCAGCAACGACATCCCCCTGCTGAGTGCCGTCGGCAATCGTGTCGCCGTGAACGCGGATGAGAAGCTCACCCATCACGCCCAAAAAATGGGGTGGCAAATCATGCCGCTCAACCGCGCCGGCCTCAAAGAGGCACGCAAACGCGTGAAGCGGCAAGCCAAAAGAGTTCGAAAAAACTCTCGTTAA
- a CDS encoding glutaredoxin family protein, whose amino-acid sequence MPTKRLTLIGKPGCHLCDDARETIKAVIAALPTELSAELTEQSILDDEALHARYWDEIPVVLINNRVHTIWRVEPERLRSALLEETE is encoded by the coding sequence GTGCCCACGAAACGTCTCACTTTAATTGGAAAACCGGGCTGTCACCTGTGTGACGATGCGCGCGAAACGATTAAGGCGGTCATCGCTGCGCTGCCGACGGAGCTCTCAGCCGAACTCACTGAACAGTCGATTCTGGATGACGAAGCTCTGCACGCCCGGTACTGGGACGAGATCCCCGTGGTGCTCATCAACAATCGTGTGCACACCATCTGGCGTGTCGAACCCGAGCGCCTGCGCTCCGCCCTTCTGGAGGAAACCGAATGA
- the aspS gene encoding aspartate--tRNA(Asn) ligase — translation MTTRTLIKNLAAASDGETSVSGWVDTVRDQKKVQFVVLRDESGAVQLVHPRSFNEDGTPAEDPLAEIISGLAQGTFLTATGELKHDERVKLGGVEIKLADIEIAAAAIPETPIAEDTSVDKRMDWRFLDLRVPRNNLIFRIQTTLEHAWRTYWVENDFIEVHTPKLMASASESKAELFEVDYFDTKAYLAQSPQFFKQMAQSAGFGKIFEIAPSFRADPSFTSRHATEFTMVDSEISWISSHEDVMNLHEELMVAGFQAVKDKHGDEIEKLFGIEMTVPTRPFPRIPLAEAKQIVSDRGYTVPRADADMDPEGERQIAAYVKETYDHDFVFLTDYAASIRPFYHMRHADDAGLTNSYDLVFNGVEISTGAQREHRVDVLEAQIRDKGMDPEELDFYLDFFRYGVPPHGGFGMGLGRVLMLLLGLPNLREATYLFRGPTRLTP, via the coding sequence GTGACTACACGCACCCTTATTAAGAACTTGGCCGCCGCAAGCGATGGAGAGACTTCCGTTTCGGGGTGGGTCGACACTGTTCGAGATCAAAAGAAGGTGCAGTTCGTCGTACTGCGCGATGAGTCGGGTGCGGTGCAGCTTGTTCACCCCCGCTCGTTCAACGAAGACGGCACCCCGGCCGAGGATCCCCTCGCCGAGATCATCTCGGGGCTCGCTCAGGGCACCTTCCTCACCGCAACCGGTGAGCTCAAGCACGACGAGCGCGTGAAGCTTGGCGGCGTGGAGATCAAGCTCGCCGACATCGAGATCGCCGCAGCCGCGATTCCCGAGACTCCGATTGCCGAAGACACCAGCGTCGACAAGCGCATGGACTGGCGCTTCCTCGACCTTCGCGTGCCGCGCAACAACCTCATCTTCCGCATCCAGACCACGCTCGAGCACGCCTGGCGCACCTACTGGGTTGAGAACGACTTCATCGAGGTTCACACCCCTAAGCTCATGGCCAGCGCGAGCGAGTCGAAGGCTGAGCTGTTCGAGGTCGACTACTTCGACACCAAGGCGTACTTGGCGCAGAGCCCCCAATTCTTCAAGCAGATGGCTCAGTCCGCTGGCTTCGGCAAGATCTTCGAGATCGCCCCGAGCTTCCGTGCCGACCCCAGCTTCACGTCGCGTCACGCCACCGAGTTCACGATGGTTGACAGCGAGATCAGCTGGATTTCCAGCCACGAAGACGTCATGAACTTGCACGAAGAGCTCATGGTTGCTGGCTTCCAGGCGGTCAAAGACAAGCACGGCGACGAGATCGAGAAGCTGTTCGGCATCGAAATGACCGTGCCGACTCGCCCGTTCCCCCGCATCCCGCTGGCTGAGGCTAAGCAAATCGTCAGCGACCGTGGCTACACCGTGCCCCGCGCCGACGCCGACATGGACCCGGAGGGCGAGCGCCAGATCGCCGCCTACGTGAAAGAAACATACGACCACGACTTCGTGTTCTTGACCGACTACGCCGCCAGCATCCGCCCGTTTTACCACATGCGTCACGCGGATGATGCAGGCCTCACGAACAGCTACGACCTCGTGTTCAACGGCGTCGAGATCTCCACTGGCGCCCAGCGCGAGCACCGCGTTGACGTGTTGGAGGCGCAGATTCGCGACAAGGGCATGGACCCGGAGGAGCTCGACTTCTACCTCGACTTCTTCCGCTACGGCGTTCCGCCGCACGGTGGATTCGGCATGGGCCTCGGTCGCGTGCTGATGCTGCTGCTCGGACTACCGAACTTGCGCGAAGCAACCTACCTGTTCCGCGGACCAACCCGCCTCACTCCGTAG
- a CDS encoding sugar ABC transporter substrate-binding protein, which translates to MSATRSRLLRVIASAVLVVLALGGCSLIMPGNATDGARTIALLLPESKTARYEAYDRPFFEAKVAELCPECDVIYANADQDPAKQQQQAESAFAQGISVLVLDPVDSSAAVTIVATAQSYKVPVISYDRLIGSPELAFWISFDNEKVGALQGKALVERLADQGLSAGNIVMINGSATDNNSRLFKRGAHNVIDGSAFTVVEEFDTPDWSPDKAQEWMASQVTQYGDSLVGVYAANDATAGGAIAALKAGGVSPLPPVTGQDAELTAIQRIVSGDQYMTIYKDFKREAEIAATHAVALLDGEQLIGQSPETDGIPTTLLTPVIVTIDNIMETVVADGLYTVEQICTEEYADACVAAGIQ; encoded by the coding sequence ATGAGCGCGACCCGTTCACGCCTGCTGCGCGTGATTGCTTCTGCCGTGCTCGTTGTACTCGCGCTGGGCGGTTGTTCTCTGATCATGCCGGGCAATGCCACGGATGGCGCACGCACGATTGCTCTGCTGCTGCCCGAATCAAAGACGGCGCGGTACGAGGCCTACGATCGCCCCTTCTTTGAAGCCAAAGTTGCCGAGCTGTGCCCTGAGTGCGACGTCATCTACGCCAACGCCGACCAAGACCCTGCCAAACAACAACAACAGGCCGAATCGGCTTTCGCCCAGGGCATCAGCGTACTTGTGCTCGACCCCGTGGATTCATCTGCGGCAGTGACCATAGTCGCGACGGCACAGTCCTACAAAGTTCCCGTGATTTCGTACGACCGTCTGATCGGCAGCCCCGAACTTGCCTTCTGGATTTCTTTCGACAACGAGAAAGTGGGCGCTCTTCAGGGCAAAGCGCTCGTTGAGCGTCTTGCCGATCAGGGGCTCTCCGCTGGCAACATTGTGATGATCAATGGCTCCGCCACCGACAACAACTCGCGTCTCTTCAAGCGCGGCGCCCACAACGTGATCGACGGCAGTGCCTTCACAGTGGTTGAGGAGTTCGACACCCCCGACTGGAGCCCCGATAAAGCTCAAGAGTGGATGGCGAGCCAAGTCACCCAGTACGGCGACAGCCTTGTAGGCGTGTACGCCGCCAACGATGCGACCGCCGGCGGAGCGATCGCCGCGCTCAAAGCCGGCGGAGTCAGCCCCCTACCTCCCGTCACCGGTCAGGATGCCGAGCTCACGGCCATCCAGCGCATCGTGAGTGGCGACCAATACATGACCATTTACAAAGATTTCAAGCGCGAAGCCGAGATCGCGGCGACACACGCGGTCGCCCTGCTCGACGGCGAACAGTTGATCGGGCAGAGCCCCGAGACCGACGGCATCCCGACCACGCTGTTGACGCCCGTCATCGTGACGATCGACAACATTATGGAGACCGTCGTTGCCGATGGTCTCTACACGGTCGAGCAGATTTGCACCGAAGAGTACGCCGATGCGTGCGTGGCAGCGGGGATTCAATGA
- a CDS encoding helix-turn-helix domain-containing protein translates to MSRDLSEMRFLTVAEVADMMRVSNMTVYRLVHSGELPAVRFGRSFRIPESAVASAVAPPISEVG, encoded by the coding sequence ATGTCGCGGGATCTTTCTGAGATGCGCTTTCTTACCGTCGCCGAGGTGGCGGACATGATGCGTGTTTCGAACATGACCGTGTATCGACTCGTTCACTCTGGTGAGCTACCCGCCGTGCGCTTTGGCCGCTCATTCCGCATCCCGGAATCGGCCGTAGCGAGTGCTGTCGCACCCCCGATCTCTGAGGTCGGATAG
- a CDS encoding ATP-binding cassette domain-containing protein, with the protein MTAVTPAPSDDEPILSLRGISKQFGAINALSEVSLDVYPGEVVAIVGDNGAGKSTLVKVLAGVHPASAGTIAYRGDEVALTNPTDARDLGIATVFQDLALCDNLDVVSNLFLGRELGRSALDEVEMEQQTWALLRQLSAKIPSVRTPVAGLSGGQRQTVAIARSLIGNPSIVVLDEPTAALGVAQTAEVLNLIEHLRERGHGVVLVSHNMADVQAVADRVVVLRLGRNNGDFAVADVTYEDIIAAITGATDNAVSRRAGMTGATFTRAKEGLSS; encoded by the coding sequence ATGACCGCGGTCACCCCTGCCCCTTCAGACGATGAACCGATCTTGTCGCTGCGAGGAATCAGCAAGCAGTTTGGCGCCATCAACGCACTGAGCGAGGTGTCGCTCGACGTTTACCCCGGCGAGGTCGTAGCGATCGTGGGCGACAACGGTGCGGGAAAGTCGACGCTCGTGAAGGTACTTGCGGGCGTGCATCCGGCCAGCGCGGGCACGATCGCTTATCGCGGCGATGAGGTGGCGCTCACGAACCCGACCGATGCCCGCGATCTCGGCATCGCCACGGTGTTCCAAGACTTAGCGCTCTGCGACAACCTTGACGTTGTTTCCAACCTGTTCTTAGGGCGAGAACTCGGCCGCAGTGCGCTCGATGAAGTCGAGATGGAACAGCAGACCTGGGCGCTGCTGCGTCAGCTGTCCGCCAAGATTCCGTCGGTGCGCACTCCGGTAGCGGGCCTCTCGGGCGGGCAGCGGCAGACCGTTGCCATTGCGCGCTCGCTCATCGGCAACCCCTCGATTGTGGTGTTGGATGAGCCCACCGCCGCCCTGGGCGTCGCGCAGACCGCTGAGGTGCTGAACCTTATTGAACATCTCCGCGAGCGCGGTCACGGGGTAGTTCTCGTGAGCCACAACATGGCCGATGTGCAGGCCGTCGCCGACCGCGTTGTTGTGTTGCGGCTCGGTCGCAACAACGGTGACTTCGCCGTCGCCGATGTGACCTACGAAGACATCATTGCGGCGATCACGGGCGCTACTGACAACGCCGTGAGCCGCCGAGCCGGGATGACCGGAGCGACGTTTACGCGCGCCAAGGAGGGACTCAGCTCATGA
- a CDS encoding ROK family transcriptional regulator produces MSKKRATPGSQTSLREANRARIIDAVKHHGGLTQIELAGVTGLSPATVSNIVKELVIAGVLATTMSTRSGRRAHQITLARALGLVVGVHFSERHMRVALSDVAHTVVAEHHMPLAKDHRADNELNRAAQLITDMLESVDATHDEILAVGLAMPAPMNAATGIISRTGIMRGWDGVPVAESLSIRLNSPVYVDNNANLGGLAEYRSGALRGKPNSLYVSIDDGIGAGLILNGAVFRGHHGAAGEFGHMVLDEDGALCRCGNRGCLETLAGGRAIVESVRTGRRGLKLHDVIVRAIGGDDACIRAIADAGRHLGIAAGNLSNIFDPERIAVGGELSQAGELLLGPMRHAMERSVIVGSGQAADLVQSQLGPRSELLGAIAFAIDQLSIGSGTGLSTEPADADAS; encoded by the coding sequence GTGAGCAAAAAACGGGCGACCCCGGGGTCGCAGACTTCGCTCCGCGAAGCTAACCGCGCTCGCATCATCGACGCGGTGAAGCATCATGGCGGCCTCACGCAGATCGAACTAGCCGGAGTTACCGGCCTCTCCCCCGCCACAGTCTCCAACATCGTCAAAGAGCTCGTCATTGCGGGTGTGCTCGCGACCACCATGAGCACTCGCAGCGGTCGCCGCGCCCATCAGATCACTCTCGCCCGCGCCCTCGGCCTTGTGGTCGGCGTGCATTTCTCCGAGCGTCATATGCGCGTCGCGCTCTCGGATGTCGCGCATACTGTCGTTGCGGAACATCACATGCCGCTCGCGAAAGACCACCGCGCCGACAATGAACTGAATCGCGCCGCTCAGCTCATCACCGACATGCTCGAGTCTGTCGACGCAACGCACGACGAAATTCTGGCAGTGGGGCTCGCTATGCCCGCGCCCATGAATGCCGCAACCGGCATCATTTCGCGCACCGGAATCATGCGCGGCTGGGACGGTGTTCCCGTTGCAGAATCGCTCAGCATCCGCCTCAATAGCCCCGTGTACGTCGACAACAATGCCAACCTCGGTGGTCTGGCCGAGTACCGCTCGGGTGCTTTGCGCGGCAAGCCAAACTCGCTCTATGTGAGCATCGATGATGGCATCGGCGCTGGCCTCATCCTGAACGGCGCGGTGTTCCGCGGGCATCACGGAGCCGCGGGCGAGTTCGGGCACATGGTTCTCGATGAAGACGGTGCTCTCTGCCGCTGCGGAAATCGCGGATGTCTCGAAACCCTGGCCGGCGGCCGCGCCATCGTCGAATCGGTGCGTACGGGCCGCCGCGGCCTCAAGCTTCACGACGTTATCGTGCGGGCGATCGGCGGCGATGACGCCTGCATTCGAGCCATTGCCGATGCGGGTCGTCACCTCGGCATCGCGGCCGGCAACCTCAGCAACATCTTCGACCCCGAACGTATTGCGGTTGGCGGCGAGCTTTCGCAGGCTGGCGAGCTCTTGCTTGGCCCCATGCGGCACGCAATGGAACGCTCGGTGATTGTGGGTTCGGGGCAGGCCGCCGATCTCGTGCAGAGCCAGCTCGGGCCGCGCAGCGAATTGCTTGGCGCGATTGCGTTTGCGATCGACCAACTCTCCATCGGCTCCGGCACCGGCTTGTCCACAGAACCAGCGGACGCGGACGCCTCATGA